The DNA window TAACTTGACGGGCATCAATTGCGACAACAATACATTGTGAGCCGAAGTGTTCACTGGCTTCTTTAACAAATTCGGGACGGCTGACTGCAGCCGTATTAATGCTGACTTTATCCGCACCTGCATTGAGCATACGGCGAATGTCTTCCAACTTTCGAATACCCCCGCCAACGGTGAGCGGGATAAATACTTGACTGGCTACTGCCGAAACGACATGTTCTATCGTATCTCGTGCGTCAGAGCTGGCAGTAATGTCTAAAAAAGTGATTTCGTCCGCACCTTGTTCATCGTAACGGCGGGCAATTTCGACAGGGTCGCCTGCATCACGAATATTGATAAAGTTGACCCCTTTTACAACTCGTCCTGCATCAACGTCTAAACAGGGAATAATCCGTTTTGCTAAACCCATAATGATTAACTCAATTAAATTCAGTAAGTAACGTTATCATGCAACATAGCTGTCAGCGAGGCGTTGACCTTCGGCAAAATCTAATGTGCCTTCATAAATCGCACGTCCTGTGATTGCACCCATAATGCCTTCTTTTTCTACCGCACAGAGGTTACGAATATCTTCAATATTGGTAATTCCCCCTGAGGCAATCACGGGAATTGTCATTGCGCGTGCAAGTGCCACCGTGGCGGAAATATTAACACCTTGCAACATGCCATCGCGGTTGATGTCGGTGTAAACAATGGCACTCACGCCATCTTGTTCGAATTGTTTGGCTAAATCGATAACGTCATGATGAGAGAGTTTAGACCATCCTTCCGTAGCCACTTTGCCATCTTTAGCATCTAAACCAACAATGATGTGATTGGGGAATTCTAAACACATATCAGAGACAAAATGCGGCGCAGTCACGGCTTTTGTGCCTATAATCACGTATTGCACACCAACATCTAAATACGTTTGAATGGTTTCTGCATCACGAATACCGCCACCAACTTGAATAGGTAAATCAGGGTAGGCTTGGGCAATTTGATGCACAACATCTGCATTGACTGGGCGACCTGCAAACGCGCCATTTAAATCAACAATATGTAAGCGTCTTGCGCCTGCTTTCACCCAACGCCCTGCGACTTCAACAGGGTCATTAGAAAATACAGTATCATCCTCCATTCGCCCTTGTCGTAAACGCACGCATTGACCATCTTTTAAGTCAATGGCTGGTATGATTAACATAATAAATTCCTCAACAACACAATAATTTTTTGGTTTTTAGTTGTAACATGAAGGTTGAATTTAGACAGATTCCAGCTCTTTGAATCATTTCAACCTAAGCATAAATAGGGGCTGATTATACCTTAAGGTATATGATTTTTTAAAATGACAGGATTAAGTTGTTTTCTCACAAAATTTTAGGATATTAAATTGTAGCTGGGTTTTCTGAATCTTTAAGCTGACAAAATGCTTGGATAATTTGCCAAATCGTATCGAGTTGATTCATTAAACTATGGTCGCTTTCTAATTCAATTAACTGAATCCATGCCCGCCCTTGAATAAAATCCCGTGAGGCTTGTATAGGAATCGTTTCATCCTGTTGCCCATGTAAAATTAACGTTGGTAAAACTCGTTGCAATTGTTTATCAGGATAGCGTAGGCAATCTGCAACAAATTCATAGCTTAATGACATTTCCCTTTCCCACGAATAATGAAAAATGGGCATTTCACCATCTGCTTGCCATTTTTGTAAGTTTTCTGTGCCAATAATGCGTTGGCATTGAGTGGGAAAGTCTAACGCAGGTGCAAGCAAAATCAGGCGTTGAATTTGGGGATAACGCTGTGCTAACCAGAGTGAAGCAAGTCCACCAAGGCTTGAGCCTATAACGGTGCAAGGTCGATTTGGCAACAGCTTACCAACTTGCTGGAGTTGACGAGTCAGGGTTAAATGATAAAAATCGGGTTCATTTAAATCAGGCGTGTGCAATGTTAAGCCCAATTCTTGAAAGCGTTCTTTGAAAAACAATGCTTTGCTGGATTTAGGACTAGATGCCCACCCATGCAAATAAAAAAAAGATATCATGGCGTTTTCAATGGTTAATTAAATAGTCAGTGATTGGTACTCTTCTAACTTTTGAGTAATAAATTGACGTACAGTCACATCAATTCCTTGACTGGCAAGATGAAAGCGAGAGAGTAAGGCAGCGGGTAATGATAATGAGATACCCGTAAAAACGGGGGTCATATTTTTGTGTGGGGAAGTTTCGCCATCATCAATCCGTTGATGTTCAAAACCGCGATGACGTTCCCAACTGATGACTCGCTCTGTGCCTGTTCTGTCATAACAAAGTTGGAAGGAAGTCATTTCCCCTGTATTGATATCTTGCCAAACAAATAAATCGAAATAGGTATCCTCAAACCAACGTTTGCGCTTATCAACTGTATCTTGTTGCGTAAGTAACATTTCTTTTAACATTTTATTTCGCAAATGTTTAGATTCATTCTACAACACAAGTTTAGCAATAAACTTTAAGACATTACCTGCATAACGAGCGACTTGCTGTCCTCGTGAAGCGGCAGTAATTGCTTCGTTGAGATTACGCACAGCAAATTCAATTTGTGCAGGCGTTAAATTATTGCTAACTGCACCCATCCCGTTTGCAGTTCGTTGTAACGCGCTAATCAGTGCGGCGGTGCTTGCCGTGTTTGCGCGGGTCATGACATCTAATTGTGACTGTAAAATAATTAACTGTTTTGATTGTATGGTCACAATTTTTAATAACTGCTCAGTAATTGCCCAATTGGGGTCATGAGAAGGGGCGGGCCCTTTCATCGCCTCTTCGAAGCGTCTAATTTGTTCATCTGTCAGCATCGGTTTAATTCCTTAGAGTTTTTTAATAAAAGTGGCTAGTTTTCCAGTTAAAAATTCAACCGCTGCTTCTTTAACCGTTGGATGTTGCAAATATTTCGAGCTGACTGTATCTAAAAGAGTGACAAGTTGATCACTATTCATCTCGCCTAATAGTAAATTGGCGGTCGTTTCAGAATTGATTTTACTTTCTCCAACGCTAATAAAGGCGCGTCCATGTATATCTGCTGTCATCAACTCGCTCAATATTTCCTGCTTAAAGCCATTGATAACTTTCTGCGCACCATTAATTGCCTCTCGCTTGAGTTGTAAGGAGGGGTCATAAGGACTGAGTTGTAATTCAACTTGAGTGTAATATAGGGCATCATCTTCGGTTGAGTTTTCACGTAGCGTATTCAATGCAATAACCAAATTATGTGCACGCTGTGGTGTAAAATTCGCGTCGACAACGGTTTGATAAATCCAACCTTCCCGATATTTTAAACGGGCTAAATCGCTTTCTGAGTTGACTTCATAAGCAGAACGGACAAAACGATAACGTTCAAGAAACTTATCTCTTTTTCCCATCGGGGTATTTGCCGCACGTTCAAATAATACTTGCCATGTTTCTTCTTCTGTCGGTGCGGCTAAATAAGCCGAGCCAACGACAGCAATTAACTCCTGCTCTGTTTTTGCCAGACTTTGATACATTAAAGCATTGCCTGATGCTGCTAATAGCGGTTCATACAAGGCAAATAACGCAGAGACATTTTTATTTAATGCTTGGATATTTTGTTGATTTTGCTGTGCTAAGGGCTTAATCGCCTCTGTCGGAACGGTACATGCTTGCAATAAGCCCAAGCAAGATAAACTGACACTGATATAAAACGTATTAAGCCAAGAAAAACGTTTCATTTCTAATCCTCATCTTTAGTCGTATCACTATTTTAATAGAGAAGTCGATTGTATTACATCTGCAAAGATTCCCCCATGACAGCACGTTGTAAAAATACAAATATCTTTACCTTTATTATTTAATACCGCTTTGTTCTAAATTGACACATTCTGTCATCATCATCGTTAATCACCATATTTTTTACTAACCTCTCCTAATTAATAGAAAAAAACAAAGAAGATGCTTGTAACAAATTGTTACAGGCTAACTCATTTATATTCCCCAATAAAATTTCAGGGAAATGATATTTTTTGAAAGTTTACTTTTCAAAATCATTCCCTTAAAAATAAAAAATGTATATTGGCATGTAATTTGATATGTTACACTGTTGCTAATAACGGTTAGCACAATTTAACCTATTTGATTTACTAATAAAAATACTTGATAATATAAGTGAGGTAATAGCGATGCTGTACGCACAACCGAACCAACCATCCGCCAAAGTGAGCCTAAAAAACCGTTATGCCAATTACATCAATGGTGAGTGGGTTGCTCCAATTAAGGGGGATTATTTTGAAAATACCTCCCCTGTGACTGGAAAAGTTTTTTGCGAAATTGCTCGTTCACAAGCTGATGATATTGAATTAGCACTGGATGC is part of the Beggiatoa alba B18LD genome and encodes:
- the hisF gene encoding imidazole glycerol phosphate synthase subunit HisF; the protein is MGLAKRIIPCLDVDAGRVVKGVNFINIRDAGDPVEIARRYDEQGADEITFLDITASSDARDTIEHVVSAVASQVFIPLTVGGGIRKLEDIRRMLNAGADKVSINTAAVSRPEFVKEASEHFGSQCIVVAIDARQVNQAGEAPRWEVFTHGGRKATGLDVLEWAKKMTNFGAGEILLTSMDKDGTKNGFDLALTRAVSDAVNVPVIASGGVGNLQHLVDGVSLGKASAVLAASIFHFGEYTIAQAKQAMQAQGIEVRL
- a CDS encoding YqiA/YcfP family alpha/beta fold hydrolase, encoding MISFFYLHGWASSPKSSKALFFKERFQELGLTLHTPDLNEPDFYHLTLTRQLQQVGKLLPNRPCTVIGSSLGGLASLWLAQRYPQIQRLILLAPALDFPTQCQRIIGTENLQKWQADGEMPIFHYSWEREMSLSYEFVADCLRYPDKQLQRVLPTLILHGQQDETIPIQASRDFIQGRAWIQLIELESDHSLMNQLDTIWQIIQAFCQLKDSENPATI
- the hisA gene encoding 1-(5-phosphoribosyl)-5-[(5-phosphoribosylamino)methylideneamino]imidazole-4-carboxamide isomerase → MLIIPAIDLKDGQCVRLRQGRMEDDTVFSNDPVEVAGRWVKAGARRLHIVDLNGAFAGRPVNADVVHQIAQAYPDLPIQVGGGIRDAETIQTYLDVGVQYVIIGTKAVTAPHFVSDMCLEFPNHIIVGLDAKDGKVATEGWSKLSHHDVIDLAKQFEQDGVSAIVYTDINRDGMLQGVNISATVALARAMTIPVIASGGITNIEDIRNLCAVEKEGIMGAITGRAIYEGTLDFAEGQRLADSYVA